A genomic window from Microvirga sp. TS319 includes:
- a CDS encoding NlpC/P60 family protein, with protein sequence MTDRFTFLESLVGKPYKIGARGPDEFDCYGLARHIQMELAGVDMPDVAFVEPTTRAQAEAMLSHPERQAWEEVTEADVQDLDLVLMGNVAKRDFHLGTYVKLTTAGAVLHIDRHAGVVVDDIPALRASGFHFLRFFRRRA encoded by the coding sequence ATGACTGACCGTTTCACCTTCCTCGAAAGCCTCGTGGGCAAGCCCTACAAGATCGGGGCGCGCGGACCAGACGAGTTCGATTGCTACGGTCTCGCCCGCCATATCCAGATGGAGCTTGCTGGCGTTGACATGCCGGATGTGGCCTTTGTCGAGCCCACGACCCGGGCCCAGGCCGAGGCCATGCTCTCCCATCCCGAGCGCCAGGCGTGGGAAGAGGTGACGGAAGCGGACGTGCAGGATCTCGATCTCGTGCTGATGGGCAACGTGGCCAAGCGGGACTTCCACCTCGGCACCTATGTGAAGCTGACGACGGCCGGGGCGGTGCTCCACATCGACCGCCATGCTGGCGTCGTGGTCGATGACATCCCAGCACTTCGGGCGTCGGGGTTTCACTTTTTGAGGTTCTTCCGTCGAAGGGCGTAG
- a CDS encoding DUF1833 family protein has product MPISATQAWAEAAASAPKDEVMLITIELIHPVFVENGVPAPIRAVRNTVDMNFKLETGAPVGSGQTVLFKAIPFEIDYPRIGNLGAEATIRLDNINREASRYLEEAVKLNTPIQAIFRGYLASDPNTVGQGPYKLILRSVKRTGRQLEGQLAIARPQNMRVMRGVYDMQRFPSLLAVS; this is encoded by the coding sequence GTGCCGATCTCCGCAACGCAAGCCTGGGCCGAGGCCGCCGCCTCCGCGCCCAAGGATGAGGTCATGCTCATCACCATTGAGCTGATCCATCCGGTCTTTGTCGAGAACGGCGTCCCGGCTCCCATCCGGGCGGTTCGGAACACGGTCGATATGAACTTCAAGCTGGAGACGGGGGCACCGGTCGGCAGCGGGCAGACGGTTCTCTTCAAGGCAATCCCCTTTGAGATCGACTATCCCCGCATCGGCAATCTCGGCGCAGAGGCCACCATCCGGCTCGACAACATCAACCGGGAGGCCTCCCGCTACCTCGAGGAAGCCGTGAAGCTGAACACGCCCATCCAGGCGATCTTCCGCGGCTATCTGGCCTCGGATCCCAATACGGTCGGGCAGGGGCCCTATAAGCTGATCCTGCGCTCTGTGAAGCGAACAGGGCGGCAGCTTGAGGGGCAGCTTGCCATCGCACGTCCGCAGAACATGCGGGTCATGCGGGGGGTCTATGACATGCAGAGGTTCCCGTCTCTGCTCGCGGTATCCTAG
- a CDS encoding tape measure protein: protein MKRARAVSNTAMKDVERSVASGQKRIEAAMGRIGSSIRAGIAGALAGLSIGQIKDYADSYTRIQNALKVRGLEGKDLSDTYDTLYAAAQRQGAPLEAMATLYGRISMAQKDLNATSAEMLQFTEGVGMALRVSGQSAEQASGALLQLSQALSGGKIQAEEYNSLIDGARPVLQAVAVGLKEAGGSVSKLTALVKDGKISSEAFFRAFQAGQPVLERMASKTSETSSQALNRLGNAFTTLIGRLDEVSRTSSTTARLLGGVADAMDRIAKAIPNAAGALVNLDAAIDAAKLKTLEQTLVGVNQQLQLAAKTGDLSSGRTRGLAAQAVQLEQQIAQLKRATKGNEAANDPALQAADAAEMARRRNQADYKAIGGVSYKDYAVPDDDKGKKRKENEYQREIAQIRERTAALQQESTTIGQSAADVAKAEAEFRLLEAAKKANVAITPQLKADIESVAAAYGEATAKLEDARKAQEQFNELQQFVGESISGFLSDIVSGGKNAEEALMNLTKRLADMALQAALLGQGPLAGLLGMSGTNGGVGGLIGTLFKSFMPGRAMGGPVKAGQAYTVGETGRETFIPTTPGRIVPNGKLGGGNMQVVINNNAGAQVSTRQTNGPQGPRLEVQIDQMVADALMRGHATSGALKSLRRNQMGGR, encoded by the coding sequence ATGAAGCGGGCCCGCGCCGTCTCCAATACGGCGATGAAGGATGTCGAGCGGAGCGTCGCTTCCGGCCAGAAGCGCATTGAGGCGGCTATGGGCCGGATTGGCTCAAGCATCCGGGCGGGCATTGCGGGAGCTCTGGCTGGCCTGTCGATCGGGCAGATCAAGGATTATGCCGACAGCTACACCCGCATTCAGAACGCGCTCAAAGTCAGGGGCCTTGAGGGGAAAGACCTCTCCGATACGTACGACACGCTCTATGCGGCCGCCCAGCGTCAGGGCGCGCCACTCGAGGCCATGGCGACCCTCTACGGCCGCATTTCGATGGCCCAGAAGGATCTCAACGCCACTTCGGCAGAGATGCTGCAATTCACCGAGGGCGTCGGCATGGCGCTCCGGGTGTCCGGCCAGAGCGCGGAACAGGCCTCCGGTGCGCTTCTGCAGCTGAGCCAGGCGCTCTCGGGCGGCAAGATCCAGGCCGAGGAATACAACTCGCTGATCGACGGGGCGCGCCCTGTCCTCCAGGCGGTCGCCGTCGGTCTGAAGGAAGCGGGCGGTTCGGTTTCAAAGCTCACGGCGCTGGTAAAGGACGGCAAGATCAGCAGCGAGGCGTTTTTCCGCGCCTTCCAGGCCGGACAGCCCGTCCTCGAGCGGATGGCCTCCAAGACCAGCGAGACATCCTCTCAGGCGTTGAACCGGCTCGGGAATGCCTTCACGACCTTGATCGGGCGGCTCGACGAGGTGAGCCGCACATCGTCGACCACGGCCCGGCTGCTGGGCGGTGTCGCGGACGCCATGGACAGGATTGCCAAGGCGATCCCGAATGCCGCTGGCGCGCTCGTGAATCTTGATGCGGCAATTGATGCGGCGAAGCTCAAGACGCTTGAACAGACACTCGTCGGGGTCAATCAGCAGCTTCAGCTCGCAGCCAAGACAGGCGATCTGAGCTCAGGGCGCACACGCGGTCTCGCCGCGCAGGCGGTCCAGCTGGAGCAGCAAATTGCGCAACTCAAGCGCGCCACCAAAGGCAACGAAGCCGCCAATGATCCGGCATTGCAGGCTGCCGATGCCGCCGAGATGGCGAGGCGCCGAAACCAGGCGGACTATAAAGCCATCGGTGGGGTCTCATACAAGGACTATGCGGTTCCGGACGATGACAAGGGCAAGAAGCGCAAGGAGAACGAATACCAGCGCGAGATTGCCCAGATCCGCGAGCGCACGGCCGCTCTTCAGCAGGAAAGCACGACCATTGGCCAATCAGCCGCCGATGTCGCCAAGGCCGAGGCAGAGTTCCGGCTCCTGGAAGCGGCCAAGAAGGCGAACGTCGCGATCACCCCGCAGCTCAAGGCCGACATTGAGAGTGTTGCTGCGGCCTACGGCGAGGCCACGGCGAAACTGGAAGATGCCCGCAAGGCCCAGGAGCAGTTCAACGAGCTGCAGCAGTTCGTGGGCGAGTCCATCAGTGGCTTCCTGTCCGACATCGTGTCCGGTGGCAAGAATGCCGAAGAAGCTCTGATGAACCTGACGAAGCGGCTGGCGGACATGGCGCTGCAGGCGGCGCTCTTGGGGCAGGGGCCGCTTGCTGGGCTCCTTGGCATGTCAGGCACCAATGGCGGCGTCGGCGGGCTCATCGGAACCCTCTTCAAGAGCTTCATGCCCGGCCGAGCCATGGGCGGTCCTGTGAAGGCAGGACAGGCGTACACGGTCGGCGAGACGGGCCGCGAGACGTTCATCCCCACAACCCCCGGCCGGATCGTCCCGAACGGAAAATTGGGCGGCGGCAACATGCAAGTCGTGATCAACAACAACGCTGGGGCTCAGGTGTCCACGCGACAGACGAATGGGCCACAGGGTCCGCGCCTCGAGGTCCAGATCGACCAGATGGTGGCAGACGCACTCATGAGAGGGCATGCAACTTCCGGGGCCCTGAAGAGCCTGCGGCGCAACCAGATGGGAGGTCGGTAA